One Malus sylvestris chromosome 14, drMalSylv7.2, whole genome shotgun sequence DNA segment encodes these proteins:
- the LOC126600554 gene encoding probable receptor-like protein kinase At1g33260, protein MKLAHLFLLCLDRDHPCQIVPPSMAKSHLKEEDEVVTERPHAYSFVCCYSYFFTSILLFSSLSTFSEASRSIPTTTTTLLSLSFSSSLSSTNPPSTSPLKPSSHVDTSKTLITSLTISAAAAFLIVSVMVVIRCFGFRSKRKQNRIDVEKEDHNEESGEFSVKKLRWDWIERSTDGFSKVIGTGGFSNVYLARNPDPNSGDRFCAIKVHNGSERLSRVFKQELDILLRLEHHHIVKLLGYSDNQEEGALVFEYVAYGNLQEKLHGGDATPAMPWKNRMAIAFQIAQALEYLHEKCALQIVHMDIKASNILLDENLNCKLCDFGSAKMGFSSTVQPPSSMRNHVLTMMGSPGYTDPHYLRTGIASKKNDVYSFGVLILELVTGMEAFCSEKGQFLTTLVGPRLRYGGCDAAEVAELVDPRLGAAGFDVEEAKTMLGISAMCLRQSPTPRPSATQVLETFRDKVSSVSLLQSASDDMTKKSYAC, encoded by the exons ATGAAGCTTGcccatttgtttcttttatGTCTAGATCGAGATCACCCCTGTCAGATTGTGCCTCCTTCCATGGCCAAATCTCACctcaaagaagaagatgaagttgttACCGAAAGACCACACGCTTACAGTTTTGTCTGCTGTTACTCCTACTTCTTCACCTCCATACTTTTGTTTTCCTCACTCTCTACTTTCTCCGAGGCTTCTCGCTCCAtcccaaccaccaccaccaccctcctttctctctccttctcttcctctctgtCCTCCACCAACCCACCGTCAACCTCCCCTTTAAAACCATCTTCCCACGTTGACACTTCCAAAACCCTCATCACATCTCTCACAATCTCCGCCGCCGCTGCCTTCCTCATTGTTTCAGTCATGGTGGTAATCAGATGCTTCGGATTCAGATCAAAACGCAAGCAAAATCGAATCGATGTCGAAAAGGAGGACCATAATGAAGAAAGTGGGGAGTTCAGCGTGAAGAAATTAAGGTGGGATTGGATAGAGAGATCTACTGATGGCTTCTCCAAGGTGATTGGAACTGGAGGGTTCAGCAATGTGTACTTGGCGCGAAACCCGGACCCTAATTCCGGTGATAGGTTCTGTGCGATTAAGGTCCACAACGGCAGCGAGCGGCTGAGCCGGGTTTTTAAGCAAGAACTCGATATTCTCCTCCGCCTTGAGcaccaccacatcgtcaagcTTCTTGGCTACTCCGACAACCAAG AGGAGGGTGCTCTGGTTTTCGAGTACGTCGCCTACGGAAATCTCCAAGAGAAGCTCCACGGCGGAGACGCCACCCCAGCGATGCCGTGGAAGAACCGAATGGCAATCGCCTTCCAAATCGCACAAGCATTAGAATACCTCCACGAGAAATGCGCCCTCCAAATCGTTCACATGGACATCAAAGCCTCAAATATCTTGCTCGACGAAAATCTCAACTGCAAGCTCTGCGATTTCGGGTCGGCGAAGATGGGGTTTTCCTCGACGGTCCAACCGCCGTCGTCGATGAGAAATCACGTCTTGACGATGATGGGCTCGCCGGGTTACACCGACCCGCACTATCTCCGAACAGGAATCGCTTCGAAGAAAAACGACGTATACAGCTTCGGCGTTTTGATCTTGGAGCTCGTGACCGGAATGGAGGCATTTTGCTCCGAAAAAGGGCAGTTCTTGACGACGTTGGTGGGGCCCAGGTTGAGGTACGGCGGTTGTGACGCAGCGGAGGTGGCCGAGTTGGTGGACCCGCGGTTGGGCGCGGCGGGGTTTGACGTCGAAGAGGCCAAGACCATGCTTGGTATTTCAGCAATGTGCTTGCGTCAGTCACCGACACCGAGGCCTTCGGCTACTCAAGTATTGGAGACCTTTCGGGACAAAGTTTCGTCTGTTTCGTTACTACAGTCAGCGTCTGATGACATGACAAAGAAATCGTATGCTTGCTAG